A genomic region of Zea mays cultivar B73 chromosome 6, Zm-B73-REFERENCE-NAM-5.0, whole genome shotgun sequence contains the following coding sequences:
- the LOC103631414 gene encoding uncharacterized protein gives MGYAKQTDSSSCGLFLLNYIEYWTGDELSDSFTQDDMSHFRKKMAAILLSSELNKRRRCLLYKNDKEVDSGSPSDVEILENPTDSKKRKLLHVLDDNEVVYEDEEGPITQADLQKWFVDDWDKRTPVKVSNDGCTNDFLMVGLSTKDMPVTKADSIDVLCDYIMTIEDDTTLE, from the exons ATGGGATATGCAAAGCAGACAGATAG CTCTTCATGTGGcctctttcttttgaactatatcgAATACTGGACAGGGGATGAACTGTCTGACAGTTTTACCCAG GATGACATGTCACACTTTAGAAAGAAAatggctgctatattactatcttcAGAACTGAATAAGAGAAGGAGGTGTCTGTTATACAAAAATGATAAAGAAGTTGACTCTGGAAGCCCATCGGATGTTGAGATATTAGAAAACCCAACAGattctaagaagaggaagctactccACGTGCTTGATGATAACGAAGTAGTGTATGAAGATGAGGAAGGCCCTATTACTCAAGCAGACTTGCAAAAGTGGTTTGTTGATGATTGGGATAAAAGAACTCCTGTAAAAGTATCTAACGATGGGTGCACCAATGACTTTTTAATGGTTGGTCTTTCCACAAAGGACATGCCAGTGACCAAAGCCGATTCAATAGATGTTTTATGTGATTATATCATGACAATAGAAGACGATACGACACTAGAGTAA
- the LOC103631412 gene encoding uncharacterized protein, protein MPFHEVLQQPHKRFIDVIGIVIHLAPLEHIGGRPYREAILMDSRWDIIVVGIWPELLQRNALRWVLARENKSIIIGTMLRRNKLHRCLQTSDHSTVEFDPDHHTTQRLQTIRRSMIQNPRSALINNYLERRRAYLATVVPDV, encoded by the exons ATGCCATTTCATGAGGTCCTCCAACAACCTCATAAGAGGTTTATAG ATGTAATAGGAATTGTCATTCATTTGGCGCCGTTAGAGCACATCGGTGGAAGGCCGTACAGAGAGGCCATACTAATGGATTCCAG GTGGGATATAATCGTCGTGGGTATATGGCCTGAACTGTTGCAAAGAAATGCTCTACGGTGGGTGTTAGCTAGAGAAAACAAGAGCATAATTATCGGAACTATGCTGCGTCGTAACAAGCTACACA GATGCTTGCAAACCTCGGACCATAGCACTGTTGAATTCGATCCAGATCATCACACCACACAACGGTTGCAGA CAATTCGGCGCTCCATGATCCAAAATCCGAGGAGTGCTTTAATCAACAATTATCTAGAGAGGAGACGCGCTTATCTGGCGACAGTGGTTCCGGATGTGTAG